In one Thermaerobacter sp. PB12/4term genomic region, the following are encoded:
- the tadA gene encoding tRNA adenosine(34) deaminase TadA has translation MAGTVHPDEPAQGATAAGGGALAGDDPDQRYMAEALAEARRALALGEVPVGAVAVYQDAIIARGHNLRERLGDPTAHAEILVLRKAAARLGGWRLEGVTLYVTLEPCPMCAGAIVLARVPRLVYGAPDPKAGAAGSLMNLVQHDRLNHRVELRSGVLAEASAALLRGFFRGLRDPGRLPRDPGVLPDPGGTGPGA, from the coding sequence GTGGCCGGCACCGTTCATCCGGACGAACCGGCCCAGGGCGCCACGGCCGCCGGGGGCGGCGCCCTGGCCGGCGACGACCCGGACCAGCGGTACATGGCCGAGGCCCTGGCCGAGGCCCGGCGTGCGCTGGCCCTCGGGGAGGTCCCCGTGGGAGCGGTAGCCGTCTACCAGGACGCCATCATCGCGCGCGGTCACAACCTGCGCGAGCGGCTGGGCGACCCCACTGCCCACGCGGAGATCCTGGTGCTGCGGAAAGCGGCTGCGCGCCTGGGGGGCTGGCGGCTGGAAGGGGTGACCCTGTACGTCACCCTGGAACCTTGCCCCATGTGCGCGGGGGCCATCGTCCTGGCGCGGGTGCCGCGGCTAGTCTATGGTGCCCCCGATCCCAAAGCCGGCGCGGCCGGCAGCTTGATGAACCTGGTGCAACATGATAGACTGAATCACCGAGTCGAGCTGCGTTCCGGTGTGCTGGCCGAGGCCAGCGCAGCTTTATTGCGCGGCTTCTTCCGCGGGCTGCGGGACCCGGGCCGCTTGCCCCGCGATCCCGGTGTGCTGCCCGACCCCGGAGGAACCGGCCCGGGCGCCTGA
- a CDS encoding Ger(x)C family spore germination protein yields MASRAGIAGAGIAGEGSAPPRGPVGQQRCLPSGLWRLRWEWRRTAALLVLAALVLTGCWDRVEINDRAIVLGMAVDRDEGGRFRVTLSVADPARFPRPGQQGSSQVGQKPVIYIQGSGRTLADALSLIQEVEPRRLYYSHLKALLIGEEAASRGIGPVLDFLMRDAQPRLELMVAVTPGEAGPKFLQATPPLESLPADALRELIRLRLGIMVPLHRLVRALYEPGQEPVLPRVELAPATNDGMPVKGWLIDGVGVFKGDRLVGWLDNATTRGLMWLRGEIQRGTITVSLPGGSVSLRLLHARTQLQPVVDGDRVVMLVQVATEDDLVDNPAGLEVSSPAAIRRIEELAAREIVRRAEEARIALQDRLRTDAAGFGAILRRRNPAAWARLGPRWEEVFPRVEVRYRVQVNVRRPGLTTGAPARSR; encoded by the coding sequence ATGGCGAGCCGCGCCGGCATCGCCGGAGCCGGTATCGCCGGAGAGGGAAGCGCCCCGCCCCGAGGGCCTGTGGGGCAGCAACGGTGCCTCCCTTCCGGGCTTTGGCGCCTCCGGTGGGAATGGCGCCGGACCGCGGCCCTGCTTGTCCTGGCCGCGCTCGTCCTGACCGGTTGCTGGGACCGGGTGGAGATCAACGACCGGGCCATTGTGCTGGGGATGGCCGTTGACCGGGACGAAGGCGGCCGCTTTCGGGTCACCCTCAGCGTTGCCGACCCGGCGCGCTTTCCCCGGCCGGGCCAGCAAGGGTCCAGCCAGGTGGGGCAAAAGCCGGTCATCTACATTCAGGGCTCGGGCCGGACCCTGGCCGACGCCCTGTCCCTGATCCAGGAGGTCGAACCTCGGCGCTTATACTACTCCCACCTCAAGGCGCTGCTCATCGGCGAAGAGGCGGCGAGCCGGGGCATCGGCCCGGTGCTGGACTTCTTGATGCGGGATGCCCAGCCACGCCTCGAGCTCATGGTGGCCGTTACGCCCGGCGAGGCGGGTCCCAAGTTCCTCCAGGCCACTCCGCCCCTGGAGTCCTTGCCGGCCGATGCCCTGAGGGAACTGATCCGGCTGCGCCTGGGCATCATGGTGCCCCTTCACCGGCTGGTGCGGGCCCTCTATGAGCCCGGGCAGGAACCCGTCCTGCCGCGGGTGGAACTGGCGCCGGCAACCAACGACGGGATGCCGGTGAAGGGTTGGCTTATCGACGGGGTTGGCGTCTTCAAGGGTGACCGGCTGGTGGGATGGCTGGACAACGCCACCACCCGTGGCCTGATGTGGCTGCGCGGGGAGATCCAGAGGGGGACCATCACCGTCTCCCTGCCGGGCGGGTCGGTCAGCCTGCGCCTGCTGCACGCGCGAACCCAGCTGCAGCCGGTGGTGGATGGGGACCGGGTGGTGATGCTGGTGCAGGTGGCGACCGAAGACGACCTGGTGGACAACCCCGCCGGTCTCGAGGTCTCCTCCCCTGCCGCCATTCGCCGGATCGAGGAACTGGCCGCCCGGGAGATCGTCCGGAGGGCAGAGGAGGCACGCATCGCCCTGCAGGATCGCCTGCGCACCGATGCCGCCGGTTTTGGTGCCATCCTGCGGCGGCGCAACCCCGCGGCCTGGGCTAGGCTGGGACCCCGGTGGGAAGAGGTTTTTCCCCGGGTGGAGGTGCGGTACCGGGTCCAGGTCAACGTGCGCCGGCCCGGGCTGACCACCGGCGCGCCTGCCCGTTCGCGTTGA
- a CDS encoding endospore germination permease gives MTPYEPQTEQVSPWQLFVLLFFTISPTTVLALPALTGQYAGHDAWLSVALGTLAGVAVVQLHLALAQRFPGRGWTDIHRLVLGRWLGAVVNLLTWGWVLLTAAVIAREFGEFVVATVLPLTPLVVIQGTALALAMWAARDGLEVLARVAELLLPVIAASFVFLLVLLLPNIDGRAILPLLESGWGNLLRGAVPPLAWLGETVLSLVVLPSLAHWDGARRAGSAAVLVVGTLLTLLTLGTILVLGDTAALFTFPLFAATRTVSIADFIERLEPVLTAVWVGGLVIKMGVWVFAASVTGAGAFGVDDYRPLVTPMTALVLALSIWLFPSSVEMTDFLARTWPFLALLFQVVVPSAVLLLALLRGLPARGGGWPAPEPAGSRAPGASPPGPAGPGGARPGGR, from the coding sequence ATGACCCCGTACGAGCCCCAGACAGAGCAGGTGTCCCCCTGGCAGCTCTTTGTGCTGCTCTTCTTCACCATTTCACCGACCACGGTCCTGGCGCTGCCGGCCCTGACCGGGCAATATGCCGGCCATGATGCGTGGCTGTCGGTGGCGCTGGGCACCCTGGCCGGGGTCGCTGTGGTCCAGTTGCACCTGGCCCTGGCCCAACGCTTTCCAGGCCGGGGATGGACGGACATCCACCGCCTGGTGCTGGGTCGCTGGCTGGGGGCGGTGGTCAACCTCCTGACCTGGGGCTGGGTCCTGTTGACCGCCGCCGTCATCGCCCGGGAATTCGGCGAGTTCGTCGTGGCCACGGTGCTTCCCCTGACACCCCTGGTGGTGATCCAGGGTACGGCCCTGGCCCTGGCCATGTGGGCCGCCCGGGACGGGCTGGAGGTGCTGGCCCGCGTGGCGGAGCTCCTCTTGCCGGTGATCGCGGCATCCTTCGTGTTCCTCCTGGTGTTGCTGCTGCCCAACATCGACGGGCGCGCCATCCTTCCCCTGCTGGAGAGCGGCTGGGGCAACCTGTTGCGCGGTGCGGTGCCGCCCCTGGCCTGGCTGGGGGAGACGGTGTTGTCCCTGGTCGTCCTTCCGTCCCTGGCCCACTGGGATGGCGCCCGGCGCGCCGGTTCGGCCGCGGTGCTGGTGGTGGGCACGCTTTTAACCCTCCTGACCCTGGGGACCATCCTGGTGCTGGGGGATACGGCCGCCCTCTTCACCTTTCCCCTGTTCGCCGCGACCCGCACCGTCAGCATCGCCGATTTCATCGAGCGGCTGGAACCCGTGCTGACCGCCGTCTGGGTGGGCGGGCTGGTGATCAAGATGGGCGTTTGGGTCTTTGCCGCCAGTGTCACCGGCGCGGGCGCCTTCGGGGTGGACGATTACCGCCCGCTGGTTACACCCATGACGGCCCTGGTGCTGGCGCTGTCCATCTGGCTTTTCCCCAGCAGCGTGGAGATGACCGACTTCCTGGCCCGCACCTGGCCCTTCCTGGCGCTGCTGTTTCAGGTGGTGGTACCTTCCGCCGTTCTGCTGCTCGCCCTGCTGCGCGGCTTGCCCGCCCGGGGTGGCGGATGGCCAGCCCCGGAACCGGCGGGCAGCCGGGCGCCTGGAGCGTCACCGCCCGGGCCCGCGGGACCCGGCGGCGCCCGGCCCGGCGGGCGTTAG
- a CDS encoding QueT transporter family protein produces the protein MDLRRWLRAGMIAALYVVLTLIFQPISFGQIQFRVSEALTLLPMIWAEAVPGLFAGVALANLQSPFGLWDVVGGSLVTLVAALVTRRFPFHPAGYLAPVVFNAVLVGGYLAYLTHTPYLPWVLWIGAGEAGVVFLLGYPLVQVLRRRQAR, from the coding sequence ATGGACCTTCGGCGCTGGTTGCGAGCGGGCATGATCGCCGCCCTGTACGTGGTGCTCACCCTGATCTTCCAGCCTATCTCCTTCGGGCAGATCCAGTTCCGGGTGAGCGAGGCCCTCACCCTGCTGCCCATGATCTGGGCCGAGGCGGTGCCGGGCCTTTTTGCCGGCGTTGCCCTGGCCAATCTCCAGAGCCCCTTCGGCCTCTGGGACGTGGTCGGAGGCTCCCTGGTGACCCTGGTCGCCGCCCTGGTCACCCGCCGCTTCCCCTTCCACCCGGCCGGTTATCTGGCACCCGTGGTGTTCAACGCCGTCCTGGTCGGCGGTTATTTGGCCTACCTGACCCATACACCCTACCTGCCCTGGGTGCTGTGGATCGGGGCCGGGGAAGCGGGGGTCGTCTTTCTTCTGGGCTATCCTCTGGTTCAGGTGCTCCGCCGCCGCCAGGCGCGCTGA